One window from the genome of Clupea harengus chromosome 19, Ch_v2.0.2, whole genome shotgun sequence encodes:
- the heyl gene encoding hairy/enhancer-of-split related with YRPW motif-like protein, translating into MKRPHDYSSPESEAEELIDVGQEDGFCPVTGSMSPGSTSQILARKKRRGVSSHHSIFPEVEKDPRILSGLVLSIIEKRRRDRINHSLSELRRLVPSAFEKQGSSKLEKAEILQMTVDHLKLLHAMGGKGYFDAHALAVDYRTLGFRECVGEVVRYLSSLEGTESVDPIGARLVSHLSHCASEIDPLLQSPALPFPPWPWGSFPPLSTPPSPASSPSFPTASRRDLGPHTAAALLAYPSPGLRVAPLPGTAGSLLSAGFSGVHRVQLMPSVAHRLSQTSSEGSAGAPPIHAVTRSSSSSSPVPQQTSFRPFIPVGSPPPQRRDTSGSNKPGQNWGTEIGAF; encoded by the exons ATGAAGCGACCTCATGACTACAGCTCTCCTGAATCAGAGGCGGAAGAGCTGATCGATGTGGGCCAAGAGGACGGCTTCTG TCCTGTCACAGGGTCCATGTCTCCAGGCAGCACCTCTCAGATTCTGGCTCgtaagaagaggagaggagtgagttcACATCATTCTATCTTCCCAGAGGTTGAAAAGGACCCTAGAATTCTCTCTGGACTTGTGTTGTCT ATCATCGAGAAGAGACGGCGTGACCGGATCAACCACAGCCTGTCTGAGCTCAGGAGACTGGTGCCCAGCGCCTTTGAGAAACAG GGTTCCTCAAAACTGGAGAAGGCTGAAATTCTGCAGATGACTGTCGATCATCTCAAACTGCTGCATGCCATGGGGGGCAAAG GCTACTTTGATGCCCATGCCCTGGCAGTGGACTACCGGACGCTGGGGTtccgtgagtgtgtgggggaggtgGTGCGCTACCTGAGCTCCCTGGAGGGCACAGAATCAGTCGACCCAATCGGGGCTCGGCTGGTGTCTCATCTAAGCCACTGCGCCAGTGAGATTGACCCCCTCCTGCAGAGCCctgctctccctttccctccctggCCCTGGGggtccttccctcccctctccacacccccctcccctgcatcctctccctcattccccaCTGCCAGTCGACGGGACCTGGGCCCCCACACTGCCGCCGCCCTGCTGGCGTACCCCTCCCCAGGCCTGCGTGTGGCTCCTCTCCCTGGCACCGCAGGATCTCTCCTGAGTGCTGGGTTCTCAGGGGTGCACCGGGTCCAGTTGATGCCATCGGTGGCACACAGACTGTCCCAGACATCCTCTGAGGGTTCAGCTGGGGCTCCACCTATTCATGCTGTTACAcgctcttcatcttcctcttccccagTTCCTCAGCAGACTTCGTTCAGGCCCTTCATCCCTGTggggtctcctcctcctcagcgcAGGGACACAAGTGGCTCCAATAAGCCTGGACAGAATTGGGGGACGGAGATCGGGGCCTTCTGA